From Anopheles coluzzii chromosome 3, AcolN3, whole genome shotgun sequence, the proteins below share one genomic window:
- the LOC120955783 gene encoding uncharacterized protein LOC120955783: protein MERTGRQQYGRVAYCPYSDSSSSELQSYVRPFDTVRALHETVVSLRTALEESRREVDQLRQQISVRETVEQGRTVSAGGLKGAEVADGPRKQQTSGSTEVPSTSGYQARHLPARESCEDVPSTLEDKKCKKLKKRKVKPQPTEHESCSSPVTVGREESKAEVEDSVRTKKTPIKDGNNSAHQKVSVVPDIQIVSHPGVGPHSAMASRIDVKIKVSSNINMDGSSSEAESSECPKEEPQTPENPAAPESALVEEEDEEEKTIGEPEERGVDDEVTVREQVLKSDGVESLRVSVVNEEKLSVSKSSEAISIKQVSSENLHVDADRQSNASISEGDNSVFAEDTPGQAEGELHGTGPITGSYTLSGDPRRRMKKSESETQEEVDDIELIFSSDDNAKDITQEDLVSISDYEPWHETGQSGTPVLVSFTNLASDQEKLSSLERSDSEVADGYELEKGKSLESQDSLSLDNMKKSLDFSTKSSSLEKESSVEYGASGNSLVACGVARTARSQGDEEGKQQGDSFDVAGTNPLAAAGALGRRWTNYNVLIETDISKCGITEENILEMGRRNTCPNPPAYRPIIHPGSRMAAGAGGTNRSPLAVKFSRSPRTYSPHQYLPPGKTLRTVIAAESGVRGATGDEVKRSRAAQTDISALAQQWRSETHLTGAEYVPGLYTLPSKFVPPPTGGKGKFPLRPSDKTQEARRVLLSDINFTSMVPELSRSADHLCQHQQDENGDPNRSPNYCKGNLLRTPEATKGIPPSFSMTSPGVSQWTVNESSIATQTTQTDALWTNRGDSFDSSKSYSAGSRYSTLSKHHRSRSVPSMRCAICRQTHQNTALRPSESMHYTPRVTFQEQPVHKIRGSLPDLRHDCNCPRRYGGPSLYRIHGDSGGSTDSLLEEAEEFLRRSLEGGNMLGMEDSLGQLDVGVPPPVTAGLVPHVTFHGHVGGGGGGHAGAHPPVHHPTAKHRRCSENDIQRDYIPSKQALPFLPKTPKCLKPGHLAKVISPNGRVIVGRVRYIGPVAGTEAAEDTTFVGLQLPNNLGDCDGTIDGKRFFDCEPLHGVFVPFKKVVMAWNS from the exons ATGGAGCGTACCGGCCGCCAACAGTATGGCCGGGTCGCGTACTGCCCGTACAGTGATTCCAGCTCGTCGGAGCTACAGTCCTACGTCCGTCCGTTCGACACGGTACGGGCGCTGCACGAAACGGTCGTCTCGCTGCGTACCGCGCTCGAGGAATCACGCCGCGAAGTGGATCAGCTGCGGCAGCAGATAAGCGTTCGAGAAACGGTAGAGCAGGGCAGAACCGTCAGTGCCGGTGGGTTGAAGGGTGCTGAGGTTGCGGACGGCCCACGGAAGCAGCAAACGAGCGGAAGCACCGAAGTCCCGTCCACATCGGGCTACCAGGCCAGACATCTGCCGGCGCGTGAATCATGCGAAGACGTACCGAGTACGTTGGAGGATAAAAAGTGCAAAAAGCTAAAGAAACGAAAAGTAAAACCTCAACCGACGGAGCACGAGAGTTGCTCCAGTCCGGTGACGGTGGGTAGGGAGGAGAGCAAGGCGGAAGTAGAAGACTCCGTTAGGACGAAAAAGACGCCTATTAAAGATGGTAACAATTCGGCACATCAGAAAGTGTCCGTAGTGCCCGACATACAGATAGTTTCACATCCAGGGGTTGGCCCACATTCCGCTATGGCATCACGGATTGACGTGAAGATTAAGGTTTCTTCCAACATCAATATGGACGGGAGCAGCTCTGAGGCGGAGAGTTCCGAATGTCCGAAGGAAGAACCACAGACTCCCGAGAACCCAGCAGCACCAGAATCTGCACTAGTGGAGGAGGAAGACGAAGAGGAGAAAACGATTGGCGAACCGGAAGAGCGTGGAGTGGACGATGAGGTGACGGTACGCGAGCAAGTCCTAAAGTCGGACGGTGTCGAGAGCTTGCGCGTCAGTGTGGTGAACGAGGAGAAGCTGAGCGTGAGCAAGAGCTCGGAGGCGATCAGCATAAAGCAGGTCTCGTCGGAGAACTTGCACGTCGACGCGGATCGGCAATCGAACGCTTCCATCTCGGAGGGAGACAACTCAGTGTTTGCGGAGGATACGCCCGGCCAGGCGGAGGGCGAACTGCACGGCACGGGACCGATTACCGGCAGCTACACCCTGTCCGGTGATCCCCGCCGGCGGATGAAGAAGAGCGAGTCGGAAACGCAGGAAGAGGTGGACGACATCGAGCTGATCTTTTCGTCCGACGACAATGCGAAGGATATTACGCAGGAGGATCTGGTGTCGATATCGGACTACGAGCCGTGGCACGAGACCGGCCAGTCCGGCACGCCCGTGCTGGTGAGCTTCACCAATTTGGCGTCGGATCAGGAAAAGCTGAGCTCGCTGGAGCGCAGTGACAGCGAGGTAGCGGACGGGTACGAGCTGGAGAAGGGCAAGAGCCTCGAGAGCCAGGACTCGCTGAGCCTGGACAACATGAAGAAAAGCCTGGACTTTAGCACAAAGTCGTCCAGCCTGGAGAAGGAGTCGAGCGTGGAGTACGGTGCGTCCGGCAATTCCCTAGTCGCGTGCGGGGTGGCCCGTACCGCCCGCAGCCAGGGCGACGAGGAGGGCAAGCAGCAGGGCGACAGTTTCGATGTGGCCGGCACGAATCCGCTGGCGGCGGCCGGTGCACTCGGGCGCCGCTGGACCAACTACAACGTGCTGATCGAGACGGACATCTCCAAGTGTGGCATCACGGAGGAGAACATTCTGGAGATGGGACGGCGCAATACCTGCCCCAACCCTCCCGCCTACCG ACCCATCATTCACCCGGGCAGCCGTATGGCGGCGGGAGCTGGCGGCACCAATCGGAGCCCGCTGGCGGTGAAGTTTTCCCGCTCGCCGCGCACCTACTCACCGCACCAGTATCTGCCGCCGGGGAAAACGCTGCGCACCGTGATAGCGGCGGAAAGCGGCGTCCGGGGCGCGACCGGCGACGAGGTAAAGCGTTCCCGGGCGGCACAGACCGACATCTCCGCCCTGGCCCAGCAGTGGCGCTCCGAGACGCATCTGACCGGGGCGGAGTACGTGCCGGGGCTGTACACACTGCCATCGAAGTTCGTACCACCGCCAACCGGTGGGAAAGGTAAATTCCCACTCAG ACCGTCGGATAAGACGCAGGAAGCCCGCCGGGTGCTGCTGAGCGATATTAACTTTACCAGCATGGTCCCGGAGCTGTCCCGTTCGGCCGATCACCTCTGCCAGCATCAGCAGGACGAGAACGGCGACCCGAACCGGTCGCCCAACTACTGCAAGGGAAACCTGCTAAGAACACCGGAAGCCACCAAAGG CATCCCGCCGAGCTTTAGCATGACCTCGCCCGGCGTTTCCCAGTGGACGGTCAACGAGAGCAGCATCGCCACGCAAACCACCCAAACGGACGCGCTCTGGACGAACCGGGGCGATTCGTTCGACTCGTCGAAAAGCTACTCGGCCGGGTCGCGCTACTCCACGCTCAGCAAGCACCACCGTTCGCGCAGCGTGCCCTCGATGCGCTGTGCCATCTGCCGGCAGACGCACCAGAACACGGCGCTCAGACCGTCGGAAAGCATGCACTACACGCCGCGCGTCACCTTCCAGGAGCAGCCGGTGCACAAGATTCGCGGTTCGCTGCCCGACCTGCGGCACGATTGCAACTGTCCGCGGCGGTACGGTGGCCCATCGCTCTACCGCATCCATGGCGATTCGGGCGGCTCCACCGACAGCTTGCTCGAGGAGGCGGAAGAGTTTCTGCGCCGCTCGCTCGAGGGAGGCAACATGCTCGGGATGGAGGATTCGCTCGGACAGCTTGACGTCGGTGTGCCACCGCCGGTCACCGCTGGTCTGGTGCCGCACGTGACCTTTCACGGAcatgttggtggtggtggtggtgggcacGCTGGTGCCCATCCACCGGTGCATCATCCCACGGCCAAGCACCGCCGCTGCTCGGAGAATGACATTCAGCGAG ACTACATTCCCTCCAAGCAGGCGCTGCCATTTTTGCCAAAAACCCCCAAATGTCTTAAGCCGGGCCACCTGGCAAAGGTCATCTCGCCGAACGGGCGCGTCATCGTTGGGCGGGTGCGGTACATTGGACCGGTGGCCGGCACGGAAGCTGCCGAGGACACTACCTTCGTAGGGCTGCAGTTGCCGAACAATTTGGGCGACTGCGACGGTACCATCGATGGGAAGCGATTCTTCGACTG CGAACCACTGCACGGTGTCTTCGTGCCGTTCAAGAAGGTCGTCATGGCATGGAACTCATAA